From a single Candidatus Brocadiaceae bacterium genomic region:
- a CDS encoding BlaI/MecI/CopY family transcriptional regulator yields MARRPTDGPTEAELEVLSVLWERGPSTVNEVNEAVNALRPTGKTTTLKIMQIMLEKGMLARDESVRPQVYRPRQPKEQTQARLVRRLMKRAFDGSAAQLILRVLSEHRASEQELAEIRRLLDEMEDEGR; encoded by the coding sequence ATGGCCAGACGGCCGACCGACGGACCGACGGAAGCGGAACTGGAAGTGCTCAGCGTGCTCTGGGAACGCGGGCCGAGCACGGTCAACGAAGTCAATGAAGCCGTCAACGCGCTCCGCCCCACGGGCAAGACCACCACCCTGAAGATCATGCAGATCATGCTCGAAAAGGGCATGCTGGCCCGCGACGAGTCCGTGCGGCCGCAGGTCTACCGGCCGCGCCAGCCGAAGGAACAGACGCAGGCGCGGCTCGTCCGGCGCCTCATGAAGCGCGCCTTCGACGGCTCGGCCGCGCAGCTCATCCTGCGCGTCCTCTCGGAACACCGCGCATCGGAGCAGGAGCTGGCCGAGATCCGGCGGTTGCTCGATGAAATGGAGGATGAGGGGCGATGA